The following are encoded in a window of Methylicorpusculum oleiharenae genomic DNA:
- the bamC gene encoding outer membrane protein assembly factor BamC, translating to MMNRSIQKIVYCVFAGFNAAVLMSCAETESKYRNTEVLERPPELAVVMPEHPVETIDPVATSASIKKGLGDKVRLETSGIASTLVINEAFDQSWFILGLVLNQQEIEITDKNRDEGYIYVSYDPDNPNQKGLLSGFLSADNYEERVYSLQLREAGEITEITAKIVEDKDSEKTFGKPDEQTDRDDELKDGPDRLLDTLYKVLRDGVFEEVDEKDGTLSVPGLFN from the coding sequence ATGATGAATCGCTCAATTCAAAAAATCGTGTATTGTGTTTTCGCAGGATTTAATGCTGCTGTCTTGATGTCGTGTGCAGAGACTGAATCAAAATACAGAAACACCGAAGTTCTCGAGCGTCCTCCCGAACTGGCTGTGGTCATGCCGGAACATCCTGTCGAGACGATCGATCCGGTTGCAACTTCCGCCTCGATAAAAAAAGGGCTGGGCGATAAAGTCAGGCTGGAAACCAGCGGCATCGCTTCAACGCTGGTGATCAATGAAGCTTTTGATCAGTCCTGGTTTATTTTAGGTCTGGTTTTAAATCAGCAGGAGATCGAGATCACCGATAAAAACCGGGATGAAGGCTATATCTATGTCAGTTATGACCCGGATAATCCCAACCAAAAAGGATTATTGTCAGGATTTTTGTCGGCGGACAATTACGAGGAACGAGTTTATTCGCTGCAGTTAAGAGAGGCGGGAGAAATCACTGAAATTACCGCGAAAATTGTAGAGGACAAGGATAGCGAAAAAACGTTCGGCAAACCGGACGAGCAAACGGATAGGGATGACGAATTAAAAGACGGGCCGGACCGTTTGCTGGATACCTTGTACAAAGTTTTGCGTGATGGCGTCTTTGAAGAAGTTGACGAAAAAGACGGAACGCTCAGCGTGCCGGGTCTTTTCAATTGA